Genomic window (Culex pipiens pallens isolate TS chromosome 3, TS_CPP_V2, whole genome shotgun sequence):
TTGGCTGTTTGCCGGAGCTTCACTACTTTTGCCTGGCTTCGGGGATTCTTGGTTTTCCTTGGTAGGTGTGATTGGTGGGGCATTCGTCAGGATTTGATTGTACAGGGCTTCGGCTTTCTGGTATTCGCCGAGCTTCACGTAGCAATTTCCCAGGTTGTGTTTGGTTTTGTTTACGTTCGGATCTTCCGGACCGAGCTTTGCTTCGTAGATTTCCAGAGCTTTCCGATAGAACTTCTCAACCTCGGTGTACTTTTGGAGGTTTTCACAAATAAGTGCCAGGTTGGTGAGCTGCTTCGCTACATCTGGATGATCTTCCCCGAGCACGTTCCGTCTGATGATGAGAGCCCTCCGACAGAGTGGTTCAGCGTCCTTGTACTTGCCACATTTTCCATACAAGACGGCGAGGTTGTTCAGGGTGGCTGCCACAGCAGGATGGTTCTCACCTAGAACTTTCTCTCGAATCGCCAGTGCGTCGATCAACAGTTTCACCGCCTCGCGGTACTTCTCCTGATCACGATACACCAAGGCAAGAATGTTAAGCATCGTCGCAACGTCCGGGTGGTTATGTCCGCTGGTCTTCTCCAGATCGTCCAGGGCTTGCTGACACAACGGAACAGCGACTTCGTACCGCCCTTGCGACGCGTACTCAATGACCAAGTTGTACAGCGTTCGCAACCTCGGAGGTGTCTCGTACCCGCTGTACTGACTCGGCGGGGTTGGCGATCTCCCGTCGGAACAGTCTTCCGTGAAAAGCTCTTCTATCAAATCCACGTGGGACTTCTCCAGTGGGTGATCCTCGTTGTCTTCGTACTTCTTCAAAGACAGCGTAAACTCCAGATGTTTCTTGTCCTCCTGAAGCTGGATAACTTCC
Coding sequences:
- the LOC120423508 gene encoding kinesin light chain-like, with amino-acid sequence MATLTRTQIISNTKISMHVLDALKSQYTTLASHQASKANPFKLEILTKNLANIELGLDEAHLITTLATMLQSLEIEKERLRLQVKRLHQESAWLREELSSAQKRLQTSEEEVIQLQEDKKHLEFTLSLKKYEDNEDHPLEKSHVDLIEELFTEDCSDGRSPTPPSQYSGYETPPRLRTLYNLVIEYASQGRYEVAVPLCQQALDDLEKTSGHNHPDVATMLNILALVYRDQEKYREAVKLLIDALAIREKVLGENHPAVAATLNNLAVLYGKCGKYKDAEPLCRRALIIRRNVLGEDHPDVAKQLTNLALICENLQKYTEVEKFYRKALEIYEAKLGPEDPNVNKTKHNLGNCYVKLGEYQKAEALYNQILTNAPPITPTKENQESPKPGKSSEAPANSQQQKEQSPAYREYGDWHKAAPADSPTVAKTLKKLRALRKKQAVMLDSTDSLKDCALRSKKKALELVARAKAMRHSTGSFL